The genomic DNA AGTACGATGATTGCAATTGTTTGTGGCTTTATTGGGGTCTTTGTGGTTGCCCGGAACATGTCGTTTTTGACCCATACCCTGTCAGAAATTGGCTTTGCGGGCGCGGCCTTTGGGATGTTTGTGGGGCTAACGCCGTTAAACGGAATGTTGCTCTTTACCATGGTTAGTTCCGTGCTGGTCGGAAGGATGAGTACGAAGGCGGCCCGGCGAGAGGATTCGATTAGTGCGATTTCTGGGTTGTTTATTGGACTAGGGGTTTTGTTTTTAGCTCTGTCCAATAAGAGTGCCAGCTATGCTACCAACATTTTATTTGGGAGCGTCGTGGGCATTAGTCAAGGGGACGTGTACCAAATGGTGGTCTTAGCCGCCATCGTCTTAATCATTTTGTTTTTAATCTATCGGAGTTTAAAGTTTGATTCGTTTGATCCGGTCGGGGCCAAGGCCCAGCACGTGAAGAGTGGATTGATTTCAGTTGTCTTTTTACTGCTGTTAGCGCTTAGTGTTTCGGTGGCCGCCCAGATTGTAGGGTCGTTATTGATCTTTATCCTGTTAACATTACCAGCCGCCAGCGCAAAGTACTTTGCCCACTCGGTAAGTGGTATGATCGGTGTGGCGATTTTGTGCGGGTTAATCGGAGTTTGGGGTGGTTTATACCTCGGCTACGTTACGAACCTGCCGGTTAGCTTTTTCATTGCCACCATCGAGTGTGGACTTTACTTTACGGCGCTTGGATATAATTATCTACGGGAACGGTAAAAAGAGCTCCATTAGCGATTACAGCTAATGGAGCTCTTTTGTGTTGTTTAGTGGTTTTTTTTGTGTAACCAGGCGTACCAGCAGGCTTGAAGTCCGAAGATGATTAAATAAAAAATAATGAGGACGGCCAGCGCAATGAGGCGCGTAGAAAGGGTTTGGACCACGCCTGCCCCGGCTTTGTGGCGCATGAACAGAGCCGTTGCTAACACCAAGAAGCTGAGAATTTCCAAAACGAGGGTCGCTTTCCAGAGTTTCATTGTAACTTCACCACCTTGTGACCGTTTGTTATATCGTAACATGGTGCTTTGACCAGACCCAAACTTAATTCCAGTGCGAATTTTTAACGAACGTTAGCAATTTTGATGTTTAAGTGATTTTATTTTAAGAATTTCGGGATTTTAACGTAAAAACCGAACAATTATGCTAAAATTTCAGTATGGCCAAACTACAATGAGGTGAAATTATGAAAATTAAGCGAAGTGAACGATTGGTAGACATGACTGATTACTTGTTAAATCGCCCGCACGCGTTAATTCCGTTAACGTTTTTTGCACAGCGTTATGACTCAGCCAAGTCCTCCATTAGTGAAGACCTGACCATTTTAAAACGGACGTTTCAAGCCCGGGGGATTGGATTAGTGGAAACCGTTCCAGGCGCAGCCGGTGGGGCCAAGTACATTCCTTACATTTTAAAGGAAGCCGCCGACCACTTTATGGATGACGTGATTGCCATTTTGAATAATTCCCACCGGTTACTGCCCGGTGGCTACGTCTATATGTCAGATATTCTGGGCGATCCCGAAAAGTTGCGGTACCTAGGCCGGATGATTGCTACGCAGTATCTGAACCAGCGCGTGGACGCGGTTTTAACCGTTGCTACCCGGGGAATTCCGATTGCGCAAGCCGCCTCGGCTTATTTAAACGTGCCCTTAGTAATTGCGAGACACGATACGAATATTACGGAAGGCTCCACCGTCAGCGTTAACTACGTTTCGGGCTCCAGTAAGAAAATCAAACGGATGACGATTTCCAAACGGAGTTTAGATGAGGGCGCGAACGTGTTGATCGTAGACGACTTCATTCACGGTGGGGGCACGATTAACGGGCTTACTTCCCTAATCGAAGAATTTGACTGTAATTTAGTGGGGAGTACCTTCTTTGCCGAAGGAGCCTCCAAGAGTGGGACCCAAACGGTCGGAAACTATACGTCGTTGGTTAAAATGGAAAATGAGGCTAACGGTGAGATGCGCATTACCAAGGGTAATTATGACGAAAAAATTTTTGGAAGTAAGTAGGAGTACAAACGCATGGCGACGAGAAATACGATCATTCTAGCAGCTGGTAAGGGAACTAGAATGAAATCAAAATTATACAAGGTGTTACACCAAATCTGCGGGAAGTCGATGGTGGATCACGTCTTAACCCAAGTAAGCCAATTAAACATGGATCAGATTGTGACGGTTGTCGGCTTTGGGGCCGAAGCCGTGGAAGCAGAACTAGGCAAGCGAACGGAATACGTCGTTCAAGATCAACAACTAGGGACGGGGGACGCCGTGTTACGGGCGGAACCGTTACTAAAAAACGCTGAGGGAACCACCCTCGTAATTAGCGGGGATACGCCACTCTTTACAGCCACGACTTTGAAGAACCTGTTTGCTTATCACGAAGATAAAAAGGCGACGGCCACGATTTTAACCTCAATGGCACCGGATCCAACTGGCTATGGTCGGATTGTGCGCAATGACTTGGGCATCGTTGAAAAGATCGTGGAAGAAAAAGACGCGGACGTGGAAGAAAAGGCAATTCGTGAAATTAACACCGGGGTGTACGTCTTTGACAAC from Fructilactobacillus ixorae includes the following:
- a CDS encoding metal ABC transporter permease, which produces MFSFDFMRNAYLASTMIAIVCGFIGVFVVARNMSFLTHTLSEIGFAGAAFGMFVGLTPLNGMLLFTMVSSVLVGRMSTKAARREDSISAISGLFIGLGVLFLALSNKSASYATNILFGSVVGISQGDVYQMVVLAAIVLIILFLIYRSLKFDSFDPVGAKAQHVKSGLISVVFLLLLALSVSVAAQIVGSLLIFILLTLPAASAKYFAHSVSGMIGVAILCGLIGVWGGLYLGYVTNLPVSFFIATIECGLYFTALGYNYLRER
- a CDS encoding DUF3923 family protein; amino-acid sequence: MLRYNKRSQGGEVTMKLWKATLVLEILSFLVLATALFMRHKAGAGVVQTLSTRLIALAVLIIFYLIIFGLQACWYAWLHKKNH
- the purR gene encoding pur operon repressor gives rise to the protein MKIKRSERLVDMTDYLLNRPHALIPLTFFAQRYDSAKSSISEDLTILKRTFQARGIGLVETVPGAAGGAKYIPYILKEAADHFMDDVIAILNNSHRLLPGGYVYMSDILGDPEKLRYLGRMIATQYLNQRVDAVLTVATRGIPIAQAASAYLNVPLVIARHDTNITEGSTVSVNYVSGSSKKIKRMTISKRSLDEGANVLIVDDFIHGGGTINGLTSLIEEFDCNLVGSTFFAEGASKSGTQTVGNYTSLVKMENEANGEMRITKGNYDEKIFGSK